The following coding sequences are from one bacterium window:
- the infA gene encoding translation initiation factor IF-1 (stimulates the activities of the other two initiation factors, IF-2 and IF-3) — protein MSNNSKKPEEVSGVVSEALPNTLFRVKIDGTEESMLAYLAGKLRIHRIRVLVGDKVRIQTDPYGGKGRITRRL, from the coding sequence ATGTCAAACAATTCCAAAAAACCGGAAGAAGTGTCCGGGGTCGTGAGCGAAGCTCTCCCCAATACCCTTTTTAGGGTGAAAATAGACGGGACTGAAGAAAGCATGCTCGCGTATCTCGCCGGAAAACTTAGAATTCACAGGATTCGTGTCCTTGTCGGAGACAAGGTCAGGATTCAAACCGACCCTTATGGCGGAAAGGGCAGGATAACCCGCAGATTATAA